The genomic interval GATAGGTTTCATTGCCATGGGAGTCGAGCACCTGGATCTCATAACGCTCCTGCAGGAACACACCGCTGTTGCCTCGATCCTGACCATCCATCCCTTCAATATCGGTTGGAGAACGCCATTCGATATGAAGCTGCACGTCACAGAATTCCCGCTTGGTCCGGATACCACCCTGACGACGGGCCACGGTCATCGCATCACCGTCCAGATTCCAGGTCGGCTCTCCACCGTTCTCCCCGACCCACGCGTCCAGGTCGCTACCATCAAACAGAACAATTGCATCGGACGGGACACCGTCCTGGGGCACTTCCACCATCGGAGGAACCGGCTCCCAGACTTCCGTCTTCTGGGCCTGCTGCCAGGGTTCAAGTTCTTCCTCTGCCGCGGTTTCATTGGTCTCGGCGCTGCAAGACAGCGTCACAATACTGCCAAATACCACTGCGCTCAGGGTTTTCAAAGAATGGGGTAATTGCTGCATCTTTATGA from Marinimicrobium koreense carries:
- a CDS encoding 3-keto-disaccharide hydrolase yields the protein MQQLPHSLKTLSAVVFGSIVTLSCSAETNETAAEEELEPWQQAQKTEVWEPVPPMVEVPQDGVPSDAIVLFDGSDLDAWVGENGGEPTWNLDGDAMTVARRQGGIRTKREFCDVQLHIEWRSPTDIEGMDGQDRGNSGVFLQERYEIQVLDSHGNETYPNGQAASVYKQSIPLVNATRPRGQWQEYDIIYQAPRFDDSGALEEPAYVTVLHNGVVVQNHFEIQGTTEWIGDPSYDEAHGCAPIFLQDHDAAVSFRNIWVREL